One Vigna unguiculata cultivar IT97K-499-35 chromosome 11, ASM411807v1, whole genome shotgun sequence DNA window includes the following coding sequences:
- the LOC114170038 gene encoding uncharacterized protein LOC114170038 yields MKPHANGVSRGHKANGTTQVEGPNWLIFAAGALLSTLSIRLGYKLKQALDSKPKQNATSIQKGNGKSSSTKKSADYFLQTNGYSQMQDNHGCFTCISGTGGTMELKCPPNGQMLNEFDGALPLVTVPAAAVAPEFSKENGAVWACSPEHHLELPSKPFHHSNCSDSPCVSESGSDIFSKREVIQKLRQQLKRRDDMILEMQDQMAELQNSLNAQMGLSSHLQMQLDATNRDLFDSEREIQRLRKAIADHCVGYIPHDKSSKVTTSVETRNGLLNGHLDGESNSESPEKLRDEEERVELLKRQVGELKEVIEGKEYLLQSYKEQKTELALKIRELQHRLDSQLPNIL; encoded by the exons atgaaaccaCATGCCAATGGGGTTTCTAGAGGTCATAAGGCAAATGGTACTACTCAAGTTGAAGGGCCTAACTGGCTTATTTTTGCTGCTGGTGCATTGTTGAGTACCTTATCCATTCGCCTTGGTTACAAGTTGAAGCAGGCACTTGACTCCAAACCCAAGCAGAATGCAACTTCCATTCAGAAAG GAAATGGAAAATCCTCCAGCACAAAGAAATCGGCAGACTATTTTTTGCAGACTAATGGATATTCCCAAATGCAAGATAATCACGGATGCTTCACTTGCATCTCAG GAACTGGTGGTACCATGGAACTAAAGTGCCCACCAAATGGACAGATGCTGAATGAGTTTGATGGAGCTCTACCATTGGTGACTGTTcctgctgctgctgttgctccTGAATTTAGCAAGGAAAATGGTGCTGTGTGGGCATGCTCCCCTGAGCATCATCTTGAATTGCCTTCAAAGCCATTCCACCATTCAAACTGCTCAGATTCACCGTGTGTATCAGAATCTGGTTCTGATATTTTTAGTAAGAGAGAAGTCATTCAGAAACTGCGGCAACAGTTGAAGAGAAGAGATGACATGATTCTAGAAATGCAAGATCAAATGGCTGAATTGCAAAATTCACTCAATGCCCAGATGGGGCTTTCTTCACATTTGCAAATGCAGCTTGATGCCACAAACAGGGACTTATTTGATTCCGAGAGAGAGATCCAAAGGCTAAGAAAAGCAATTGCAGATCACTGTGTTGGATACATTCCCCATGACAAATCTTCCAAAGTTACAACTTCTGTTGAGACTAGAAATGGTCTTTTAAATGGGCATCTTGATGGGGAGAGTAATTCTGAGTCCCCTGAAAAACTAAGAGATGAAGAGGAGAGAGTTGAATTGCTGAAAAGACAAGTGGGTGAGTTGAAAGAGGTAATAGAAGGAAAAGAATACTTGCTTCAGAGCTACAAGGAGCAAAAGACAGAACTCGCTCTGAAAATCAGGGAATTGCAGCATAGATTGGATTCTCAGCTGCCTAATATTTTGTAG
- the LOC114169843 gene encoding bromodomain-containing protein DDB_G0280777, with amino-acid sequence MEEAKALQQQHQQLLLQQQQQQHQQNFLLLQQLQKQQHQQQQAAAISRFPSNIDAHLRPIRPLNLQQNPNPNPNHPPNPNPNPIINLHQNPNSNHLPPQQPQQPPQQQQQPQQQQQKIIRPGNQMELQMAYQDAWRVCHPDFKRPFSSLEDACERLLPYHVVADYEEEEDDRILDSDTTGQMLSRSQQWDNNIAAKIAEFTATFEKQALAFNIITQKRGLGEFRSEERLMIEQALLQEEKRANYELRAELESREKAGREAHEAKLRMAAMFQAEQARADLQSHAEMMSRAPMRGSALGSQGNDIVIGHDMGEQDQGGNPAEMINGWGNNTQRDEKEPSEDFLNDEAENGDTGTQDGWREVGEFDLNAR; translated from the exons ATGGAAGAGGCAAAGGCATTGCAGCAGCAACATCAACAACTTCTGTtgcaacaacagcaacaacagcATCAACAAAATTTTCTGCTCTTACAGCAGTTGCAGAAGCAGCAACATCAACAGCAGCAAGCAGCTGCAATTTCTCGTTTTCCTTCCAACATTGACGCTCACTTGCGACCTATCAGACCCCTCAATCTCCAACagaaccctaaccctaacccaaATCATCCTCccaaccctaaccctaatccgATTATCAATTTGCATCAGAACCCTAATTCCAACCACCTTCCGCCCCAGCAGCCGCAACAGCCCCCACAACAGCAACAGCAGccgcagcagcagcagcagaagATTATTCGACCCGGGAACCAGATGGAGCTCCAGATGGCATACCAGGACGCGTGGCGGGTCTGCCATCCGGACTTCAAACGACCCTTTTCTTCGCTTGAAGATGCCTGCGAGAG GTTATTGCCTTACCATGTTGTGGCAGactatgaagaagaagaggatgATAGGATACTTGATTCTGACACTACTGGCCAGATGCTTTCGCGGTCACAACAGTGGGATAATAATATTGCTGCTAAAATTGCTGAATTCACTGCAACTTTTGAGAAACAAGCACTTGCCTTCAACATCATAACCCAAAAGAGAGGATTGGGGGAATTCCGGTCAGAGGAGAGATTGATGATCGAGCAGGCACTTCtccaagaagaaaaaagagcTAATTATGAACTAAGAGCAGAGCTAGAGTCGAGGGAAAAGGCAGGCCGTGAAGCCCATGAGGCAAAACTACGAATGGCAGCAATGTTTCAAGCAGAACAGGCTCGTGCAGATTTACAGTCTCATGCTGAAATGATGTCTCGAGCACCCATGAGAGGGAGTGCACTTGGTTCCCAAGGCAATGACATTGTGATTGGCCATGACATGGGAGAGCAAGATCAGGGAGGTAACCCTGCTGAGATGATCAATGGATGGGGAAACAATACTCAGAGAGATGAGAAAGAGCCATCAGAGGATTTCTTGAATGATGAAGCTGAAAATGGAGACACTGGAACCCAGGATGGCTGGCGCGAAGTTGGTGAATTTGATTTGAATGCTAGGTGA
- the LOC114168250 gene encoding embryogenesis-associated protein EMB8 encodes MAKSLAGPIPISFRPYNHTTNSLITPLRFSFSARHVTFSAAPMSTPAAAATTTHPSFEILGGAHHRFLPALPHLARPYRPFPLLAANRHLETIFAAFFRSVPDVRLRRECLRTQDGGAVALDWAAGDDRRLPPDSPVLILLPGLTGGSEDSYVRHMLIRARSNGWRVVVFNSRGCGDSPVTTPQFYSASFLGDMREVVSHVTGRYPNANLYGVGWSLGANILVRYVGQESHNCPLSGAVSLCNPFNLVVADEDFRKGFNIIYDKALSKALCKIFKKHALLFEDMGGEFNIPMAAKAKSVREFDDGLTRVSFGFKSVDEYYSNSSSSDSIKHVKTPLLCIQAANDPIAPYRGIPREDIKENPNCLLVVTPKGGHLGWVAGDEAPLGAPWTDPLVTDFIQYLERDAVTAPETNNNNPGSKEALHHLEV; translated from the exons ATGGCAAAGTCTCTGGCGGGGCCCATACCCATTTCTTTCCGCCCATACAATCACACCACTAATTCACTAATCACACCCCTTCGCTTTTCCTTCTCCGCCCGCCACGTCACCTTTTCCGCCGCACCAATGTCTACTCccgccgccgccgccaccaCCACCCATCCCTCCTTCGAAATTCTCGGCGGCGCACACCACCGTTTCCTCCCAGCCCTCCCTCACTTGGCTCGCCCCTACCGTCCTTTCCCCCTCCTCGCCGCCAACCGTCACCTCGAAACGATATTCGCCGCCTTCTTCCGCTCCGTCCCCGACGTCAGGCTCCGCCGGGAGTGCCTCCGGACTCAAGACGGCGGCGCTGTCGCTCTCGACTGGGCCGCCGGCGACGACCGCCGTTTGCCCCCTGACTCTCCCGTCTTAATCTTGCTG CCAGGTTTAACCGGAGGTAGTGAAGATTCGTATGTGAGACACATGTTGATTAGAGCTCGAAGCAATGGATGGCGTGTTGTGGTTTTCAACAGCCGCGGTTGTGGAGATAGCCCTGTTACTACTCCTCAG TTCTATTCAGCTTCGTTTTTGGGAGATATGCGTGAGGTTGTTTCTCATGTCACTGGTAGATACCCCAATGCTAATCTATATGGTGTTGGATGGTCTCTTGGAGCCAACATTCTTGTTCGTTACGTGGGCCAG GAGTCTCACAATTGTCCTCTTTCTGGAGCTGTATCATTGTGTAATCCTTTCAACTTAGTTGTGGCGGATGAGGACTTCCGAAAGGGCTTTAACATTATTTATGACAAGGCCCTTTCGAAGGCTCTTTGCAAGATTTTCAAGAA ACATGCTTTACTCTTTGAAGATATGGGTGGTGAATTTAATATTCCAATGGCAGCCAAAGCTAAGTCTGTTAGGGAATTTGATGATGGACTGACACGTG TTTCTTTTGGATTCAAGtctgtggatgaatattactcTAATTCAAGCAGTTCAGATTCCATAAAACATGTCAAGACCCCTTTGCTTTGCATTCAg GCTGCGAATGATCCGATTGCTCCTTATAGGGGAATTCCTCGTGAAGATATCAAG GAAAATCCAAACTGCTTGTTAGTAGTGACACCCAAAGGTGGCCATCTAGGGTGGGTTGCTGGTGATGAAGCACCATTGGGAGCCCCTTGGACTGATCCTTTGGTAACGGATTTCATTCAATATTTAGAGAGAGATGCAGTTACTGCTCCagaaactaataataataatccagGAAGTAAAGAGGCCTTGCACCATCTTGAAGTGTAA
- the LOC114168249 gene encoding cytochrome P450 89A2-like: METWFILSVLCFFLWLILKSTCKVLFPPLPPGPSKCNFALLRGYLTDPKTILQKLVAKYGPIFTVHVGYSHPDIFIASRFLAHQALIQHGTIFADRPKANPTNKVISSNQHDILFSFYGPRWRLLRRNLTSRILHPLQVKSYAHARKWVLAMILQGLVSDSEGNNPIRVIDHFQYGMFSLMVLMCFGDKLDEKQIREIEDSQRDMLVSYARYSVLNFWPTVTRILFWKRWKEFLQKRREQDAVLIPHINARRKAKEERENNGSSQLSDSVFSYVDSLLDLQILEGINLDDGKICTLCSEFLNAGSDTTSTALEWIMANLVKYPKIQESVVEEIRGLMVGREEREVKEEDLHKLPYLKAVILEGLRRHPPLHFVAPHRVTKDVVLNGYLVPTYASVNFLVAEIGRDPTAWDDPMAFKPERFMNIGEKNGGTTFDIMGSKEIKMMPFGAGRRMCPGYGLAMLHLEYFVANFLWNFEWKVVDGEHVDLSEKLQFTTVMKNPLKVHILPRQ, from the coding sequence ATGGAAACGTGGTTCATTCTCTCTGTTCTGTGTTTTTTCCTTTGGCTGATTCTCAAATCCACATGCAAAGTTCTCTTTCCTCCACTCCCTCCGGGACCTTCCAAATGCAACTTTGCATTGCTACGAGGATACCTCACTGACCCCAAAACCATTCTTCAAAAACTCGTCGCAAAATATGGCCCAATCTTCACTGTTCATGTTGGTTATTCTCACCCTGATATTTTCATCGCAAGTCGTTTCCTTGCACACCAAGCTTTGATCCAACATGGCACCATCTTCGCCGATCGCCCCAAGGCTAACCCCACCAACAAGGTTATAAGTAGCAACCAGCATGACATTCTTTTCAGCTTCTATGGCCCCAGATGGCGCCTCCTTAGACGCAACCTCACTTCAAGAATCCTTCACCCCTTGCAGGTTAAGTCCTATGCACACGCACGCAAATGGGTCCTAGCCATGATCCTACAAGGACTCGTATCTGATTCTGAGGGCAACAACCCCATAAGGGTCATTGACCACTTTCAATATGGCATGTTTTCTTTGATGGTTTTGATGTGCTTTGGTGACAAACTCGATGAGAAGCAGATAAGGGAGATTGAGGACAGTCAACGTGACATGCTTGTGAGTTATGCTAGGTACAGTGTCTTAAACTTTTGGCCAACAGTTACTAGGATTTTGTTCTGGAAGAGGTGGAAGGAGTTTTTGCAGAAGCGGAGAGAGCAAGATGCTGTGTTGATTCCTCACATCAATGCTCGAAGGAAGgctaaggaagaaagagaaaacaatGGCTCAAGTCAGTTGAGCGATTCTGTATTCTCATATGTGGACAGTTTGTTGGATTTGCAGATCTTGGAGGGGATAAATCTTGATGATGGTAAAATTTGCACCTTATGTTCGGAGTTTCTGAATGCAGGATCAGATACAACTTCAACTGCATTGGAGTGGATCATGGCAAATCTGGTGAAATACCCCAAAATCCAAGAAAGTGTAGTGGAGGAAATTAGAGGGTTGATGGTTGGTAGAGAGGAAAGGGAAGTGAAAGAGGAGGATCTGCATAAATTGCCTTATCTCAAGGCTGTGATTTTGGAAGGGTTGAGGCGTCACCCTCCATTACACTTTGTGGCTCCTCACAGGGTAACTAAAGATGTTGTTTTGAATGGTTATTTGGTGCCTACCTATGCCTCAGTGAATTTCTTGGTGGCAGAGATAGGGAGGGACCCTACAGCTTGGGATGACCCCATGGCCTTTAAACCAGAGAGGTTCATGAACATTGGGGAGAAAAATGGAGGCACAACTTTTGACATAATGGGAAGTAAAGAGATTAAGATGATGCCGTTTGGGGCTGGGAGGAGAATGTGCCCTGGTTATGGTTTGGCAATGCTGCACTTGGAGTACTTTGTGGCCAATTTTCTTTGGAATTTTGAGTGGAAGGTTGTGGATGGAGAGCATGTTGATCTTTCAGAGAAGCTGCAATTCACAACAGTAATGAAGAATCCTTTGAAGGTTCATATTTTACCCAGGCAATAG
- the LOC114169178 gene encoding DNA topoisomerase 1 alpha-like translates to MAVETSDKPNLPHDFDDEDDAPIIYKRFSSKKNQSHSEARKSSTHIHDGQSYRQAANAPSSNGQTSSMQKGNTAPSLKPSAMKPSVGISRAPNSVGNTSSVKLPVANSKSISLADKQKMSIDVKVEPKSTEHSGKGLCEDSEDDEDDKPLSFRLKNSNHNNKVTSVVKKSYEDSDDDDDVPLAKKLPRSINLGTSSNHDDSDKKPISKIQKERQNGSGTSIKQDRPSPLPAKRPLDNSNSLQPSVKKPKVSASDASIKTKLVSEKRELKTEDDDDDDDMPISQRIKKQTITGDKSSSTKKVLTKVSKVNKSSSKPFKKQTKKIVKKSGGGSEYSKSSKLLPSSGDGQKKWTTLVHNGVIFPPPYQQHGVKMLYKGRPVDLTPEQEEVATMYAVMRDTEYMQKDKFKDNFWNDWRKILGRNHVIQNLKDCDFTPIYDWYQGVKEKKKQMTSEEKKNLKEEKMKQEEKYMWAMVDGVKEKVGNFRVEPPGLFRGRGEHPKMGKLKRRIHPGDITINIGKDAPIPECPIPGERWKEIRHDNTVTWLAYWSDPINPKLFKYVFLAASSSLKGQSDKEKYEKARMLKDYIENIRSAYTKDFTNKDITKLQIAVATYLIDKLALRAGNEKDDDEADTVGCCTLKVENVTREPPNKLKFNFLGKDSIKYENTVEVELPVYNAILKLQKDKRPGDDLFDKLDTSKLNAHLKELMPGLTAKVFRTFNASITLDNMLNQETKDGDVGEKIVVYQHANKQVAIICNHQRSVSKSHDAQMSKLTEKIDELQAVLKELKTDLDRARKGKPPSKSSDGKTKKNLTPEVLEKKISQTNAKIEKMQRDMKTKEDLKTVALGTSKINYLDPRITVAWCKRHEVPIEKIFNKSLLAKFCWAMDVDPDFRF, encoded by the exons ATGGCTGTTGAGACTTCTGATAAACCGAATTTACCTCATGATTTTGACGACGAAGATGATGCACCGATAATTTACAAAAGGTTTTCAAGTAAGAAAAATCAATCACATTCAGAAGCAAGGAAGTCAAGTACTCACATTCATGATGGACAGTCATATAGACAGGCTGCTAATGCACCTTCTTCGAATGGCCAGACTTCTAGCATGCAGAAAGGTAATACTGCCCCATCTCTTAAGCCATCAGCCATGAAGCCTTCTGTAGGTATCTCAAGAGCTCCAAATTCTGTTGGCAACACCTCCTCTGTGAAGTTGCCTGTAGCAAATTCAAAATCGATTTCATTAGCAGATAAGCAGAAAATGTCCATTGATGTCAAGGTGGAACCAAAATCTACTGAACACAGTGGTAAAGGTTTATGTGAAGATTCAGAAGATGACGAGGATGATAAACCGTTGAGTTTTAGGTTGAAAAATTCTAACCATAATAACAAAGTGACGTCTGTTGTCAAGAAATCTTATGAAGActctgatgatgatgatgatgtccCTTTGGCAAAAAAGTTACCTCGTAGTATCAATTTGGGAACTAGCAGTAACCATGACGACTCTGACAAGAAGCCTATTTCTAAAATTCAGAAAGAGCGACAAAATGGTTCTGGGACGAGTATTAAGCAGGATAGGCCATCTCCATTGCCAGCTAAAAGACCACTAGATAATAGCAATTCCTTGCAACCTTCTGTTAAGAAGCCCAAGGTCTCAGCTTCAGATGCATCTATCAAAACTAAGCTAGTCTCTGAGAAACGTGAGCTGAAGACagaggatgatgatgatgatgatgatatgcCTATTTCCCAGAGAATAAAGAAACAAACCATAACAGGTGATAAATCATCTTCCACGAAGAAGGTGCTTACAAAGGTTTCTAAAGTTAACAAGTCTAGTTCGAAACCTTTCAAGAAACAGACCAAGAAGATAGTTAAGAAATCAGGCGGTGGTTCAGAATATTCCAAATCTAGCAAACTTCTTCCTAGCTCTGGTGATGGGCAGAAAAAATGGACTACTTTGGTTCACAATGGTGTCATTTTCCCACCTCCTTACCAGCAGCACGGGGTAAAGATGCTCTATAAGGGGAGGCCAGTTGATTTGACTCCTGAGCAAGAGGAG gTTGCTACAATGTATGCAGTCATGCGAGATACGGAGTACATGCAGAAAGATAAGTTCAAGGATAATTTCTGGAATGACTGGCGAAAGATTCTTGGAAGAAATCACGTAATCCAGAACTTGAAAGACTGTGATTTCACTCCAATATATGACTGGTACCAAGGTgtgaaggaaaagaagaagcaaaTGACCAGCGAA GAGAAGAAGAATTTGaaggaagagaaaatgaaacaagAGGAGAAATACATGTGGGCTATGGTAGATGGTGTTAAAGAGAAG GTTGGGAATTTTAGAGTTGAACCACCAGGATTGTTCCGAGGCCGAGGAGAGCACCCCAAG ATGGGAAAATTGAAAAGACGGATTCATCCAGGTGACATCACAATTAATATTGGAAAGGATGCCCCAATTCCTGAATGTCCTATTCCTGGGGAAAG GTGGAAGGAGATAAGACATGATAATACAGTTACTTGGTTAGCCTATTGGAGTGACCCTATAAATCCAAAGTTATTCAAGTATGTGTTTCTGGCTGCAAGTAGTTCTTTGAAGGGGCAAAGTGACAAGGAAAAGTATGAGAAAGCTAGGATGTTAAAG GATTATATAGAGAACATTAGGTCTGCATACACAAAAGATTTTACCAATAAAGATATTACTAAGCTGCAAATTGCTGTTGCTACTTATCTTATTGATAAACTAGCTCTGAGGGCTGGCAATGAGAAG GATGACGATGAAGCTGATACTGTTGGTTGCTGCACATTAAAAGTAGAGAATGTGACAAGAGAACCTCCCAACAAATTGAAG TTTAACTTCCTTGGTAAAGATTCTATCAAGTATGAAAATACAGTTGAGGTTGAGCTTCCTGTATATAATGCAATATTGAAGTTACAAAAAG ATAAACGTCCTGGTGATGATCTCTTTGATAAGCTGGATACAAGTAAATTAAATGCCCATCTGAAGGAACTCATGCCCGGTCTAACAGCAAAAGTCTTCCGTACATTCAATGCATCAATCACATTGGATAATATG TTAAATCAAGAAACTAAAGATGGAGATGTTGGGGAGAAAATTGTTGTTTATCAGCATGCAAATAAACAG GTTGCTATCATTTGCAATCATCAACGTAGTGTTTCAAAATCTCATGATGCACAAATGTCAAAGTTAACTGAAAAAATTGATGAACTTCag GCTGTTCTGAAGGAGCTGAAAACGGATTTAGACAGGGCAAGGAAAGGAAAGCCGCCTTCAAAGAGTTCAGATGGAAAGACAAAAAAGAACTTGACTCCTGAAGT GCTAGAGAAAAAGATATCTCAAACCAATGCAAAAATTGAGAAGATGCAACGTGATATGAAGACAAAGGAAGATTTAAAAACTGTGGCATTAGGCACATCCAAGATAAACTACCTTGACCCTAGGATTACAGTTGCCTGGTGCAAGCGGCATGAGGTTCCTATTGAAAAG ATTTTCAACAAATCTCTGCTGGCGAAATTCTGTTGGGCAATGGATGTGGATCCTGACTTCAGATTCTGA
- the LOC114168577 gene encoding maltose excess protein 1, chloroplastic-like isoform X1 has product MATSFLSTPFAPPHPRHRNRFQQHSHSTDLPQFKHLNLTRSSFLLTVSPSSHFRLFAFPPRRSNFAVQALDSDAPNQGSVSVGRSQSYQQWDSLTSKFSAAANIPFLLLQMPQIILNARNLLSGNKTALSAVPWLGMLTSLLGNLSLLSYFAKKREKEAMLVQTLGVVSTYVVLVQLALAETMPLPYFLATSVVVISGLVLNFLNYFGLLNAELWRFWEDFITIGGLSVLPQIMWSTFVPYLPNSILPGATSFVIALLAVTLARTGKLSEKGVKFVGGISGWTATLLFMWMPVSQLWTNYLNPENMKGLSAFSMLLAMLGNGLMLPRALLIRDFMWFTGSTWATLFYGYGNIACLYLLNIISKEFFLAATGGLILWIGTTFWRDSVVHGYSSPLASIRDLIGS; this is encoded by the exons ATGGCCACTTCCTTTCTCTCCACACCTTTCGCTCCTCCTCATCCACGCCACCGTAACCGTTTTCAACAACACTCTCACAGCACCGATTTGCCACAATTCAAACACCTTAACCTCACTCGCTCCTCCTTCCTCCTCACCGTTTCTCCGTCTTCTCACTTCCGACTCTTCGCTTTCCCTCCGCGCCGCTCTAATTTCGCTGTACAAGCTCTCGATTCCGACGCTCCGAACCAG GGATCAGTTAGCGTTGGGAGAAGCCAAAGCTACCAGCAATGGGATTCGCTCACCTCGAAATTCTCCGCCGCCGCCAATATTCCGTTTCTGTTGCTGCAAATGCCGCAAATAATACTCAATGCTCGAAACCTTTTATCCGGAAACAAAACCGCTCTCTCCGCTGTCCCCTGGCTG GGAATGTTAACTAGTCTGCTTGGGAACCTGTCTCTACTTTCATACTTTGccaagaaaagagaaaaggaagcGATGTTAGTGCAGACATTGGGTGTGGTTTCAACATATGTTGTCCTTGTTCAGCTGGCACTGGCTGAAACCATGCCTTTGCCTTACTTTTTGGCTACTTCAGTTGTTGTGATCTCTGGACTTGTTCTGAATTTCTTGAATTACTTTGGTTTACTAAATGCTGAACTCTGGCGCTTTTGGGAAGATTTCATTACAATTGGGGGTCTTTCAGTGCTTCCCCAA ATAATGTGGTCTACATTTGTTCCCTATTTACCTAACAGCATCTTACCTGGGGCAACTTCCTTTGTGATTGCTCTCTTGGCTGTTACATTG GCCAGAACTGGAAAACTTTCTGAGAAAGGTGTGAAATTCGTTGGAGGAATATCTGGATGGACAGCCACACTACTCTTCATGTGGATGCCAGTTTCTCAATTg TGGACAAATTATCTCAATCCCGAGAACATGAAAGGCTTGTCAGCTTTTTCGATGCTGCTTGCCATGCTTGGAAATGGGCTTATGCTTCCACGTGCTCTCTTGATTCGTGATTTCATGTG GTTCACTGGTTCAACGTGGGCTACACTCTTTTATGGATACGGGAATATTGCGTGCCTCTATCT TTTAAACATTATCAGCAAGGAATTCTTCTTAGCAGCAACTGGTGGTCTGATTTTGTGGATAG GAACGACTTTCTGGAGAGACAGTGTAGTTCATGGTTACAGCTCACCCTTGGCTTCTATCCGTGACTTGATTGGATCGTGA
- the LOC114168577 gene encoding maltose excess protein 1, chloroplastic-like isoform X2: MPQIILNARNLLSGNKTALSAVPWLGMLTSLLGNLSLLSYFAKKREKEAMLVQTLGVVSTYVVLVQLALAETMPLPYFLATSVVVISGLVLNFLNYFGLLNAELWRFWEDFITIGGLSVLPQIMWSTFVPYLPNSILPGATSFVIALLAVTLARTGKLSEKGVKFVGGISGWTATLLFMWMPVSQLWTNYLNPENMKGLSAFSMLLAMLGNGLMLPRALLIRDFMWFTGSTWATLFYGYGNIACLYLLNIISKEFFLAATGGLILWIGTTFWRDSVVHGYSSPLASIRDLIGS, translated from the exons ATGCCGCAAATAATACTCAATGCTCGAAACCTTTTATCCGGAAACAAAACCGCTCTCTCCGCTGTCCCCTGGCTG GGAATGTTAACTAGTCTGCTTGGGAACCTGTCTCTACTTTCATACTTTGccaagaaaagagaaaaggaagcGATGTTAGTGCAGACATTGGGTGTGGTTTCAACATATGTTGTCCTTGTTCAGCTGGCACTGGCTGAAACCATGCCTTTGCCTTACTTTTTGGCTACTTCAGTTGTTGTGATCTCTGGACTTGTTCTGAATTTCTTGAATTACTTTGGTTTACTAAATGCTGAACTCTGGCGCTTTTGGGAAGATTTCATTACAATTGGGGGTCTTTCAGTGCTTCCCCAA ATAATGTGGTCTACATTTGTTCCCTATTTACCTAACAGCATCTTACCTGGGGCAACTTCCTTTGTGATTGCTCTCTTGGCTGTTACATTG GCCAGAACTGGAAAACTTTCTGAGAAAGGTGTGAAATTCGTTGGAGGAATATCTGGATGGACAGCCACACTACTCTTCATGTGGATGCCAGTTTCTCAATTg TGGACAAATTATCTCAATCCCGAGAACATGAAAGGCTTGTCAGCTTTTTCGATGCTGCTTGCCATGCTTGGAAATGGGCTTATGCTTCCACGTGCTCTCTTGATTCGTGATTTCATGTG GTTCACTGGTTCAACGTGGGCTACACTCTTTTATGGATACGGGAATATTGCGTGCCTCTATCT TTTAAACATTATCAGCAAGGAATTCTTCTTAGCAGCAACTGGTGGTCTGATTTTGTGGATAG GAACGACTTTCTGGAGAGACAGTGTAGTTCATGGTTACAGCTCACCCTTGGCTTCTATCCGTGACTTGATTGGATCGTGA